One window from the genome of Mastacembelus armatus chromosome 18, fMasArm1.2, whole genome shotgun sequence encodes:
- the LOC113139219 gene encoding F-box only protein 41-like isoform X1: MSSSSSSSSELPYFCPRCGDRCRFSSVAELRAHLISRHTYETLLVLSQARVRSSRPGALLPLPGPAVSQTQSCSLGMEPHSLPLPLACLDLASSSASVQLLREMFGSSDRSLPFSVGHPEDPSTALAITGSLEPFLGKKLTEVLEFGLSTGIGLERKISRTFAEVEERVNRRMGQLKVELQRREVELEQERRDREQLRSEKQEVEERATYLTRQVSAAMEMMERLKGDLQGKEKELSERQQEVVDIERFLRETAAKEAEAKSRLQVFIETLLERADRAERQLLLLSSHTQHDDKYAHSDVYIDPYTPVPVRGGRSLDGSTDDIIASKMQETIGNRRSYSVSGSCKLGEQLYSHHHYSALTGRMRTLSLGSGGWDYDGGLIHLHPQHYSPAWFRMERRGGERVCVGEEGWGRTWSKGNRRHHSTEEEEEEEEEEQVWSSSEMGRFIFARTHTPGSDASFSPLSTPSHRHGDRQLGAETLRQRAGLFCVFPYLDVRSLLHAAEVCSDWQFVARHPAVWTRLRLENARVSTEFLTTLSQWCTQTQSVVLSNLKPRSRRADETPEDYRRSTRGSVEPGVEALLRSAGGSLFHLSVSQCPHILSDRTLWLASCYCRNLQTLTYRSSSDPLGHEVLWALGAGCRNIISLQVAPDQPCQQPTRFGNRCLQTIGRCWPHLHSLGVGGAGCGTQGLVDVVRSCAHLQVLKLECVTDLSLQVATELCAAGLKSLQTLILTHTPVSGQAILHFYSMCDDISSIVVEVSVSDYFEEPDTQEAQHLFGEILSTLKILQKRPGLCDVLQVKAEGVC; the protein is encoded by the exons GCTCGGGTGAGAAGCTCCAGACCGGGTGCTCTTCTCCCACTCCCCGGTCCAGCTGTATCCCAAACACAGAGCTGTTCTCTGGGCATGGAACCCCATAGCCTCCCCCTGCCACTGGCATGCCTGGATCTTGCCTCATCTTCTGCTTCTGTCCAGCTGCTCAGGGAAATGTTTGGCTCTTCAGATCGTTCACTTCCCTTTTCTGTGGGACATCCAGAGGACCCCTCCACTGCTCTGGCTATCACGGGTTCTCTGGAGCCTTTTCTTGGAAAGAAACTCACTGAGGTCCTGGAGTTTGGACTTTCAACGGGGATTGGGCTGGAACGTAAAATCAGCCGGACAtttgcagaggtggaggagagggtGAACCGCCGCATGGGCCAGCTGAAGGTGGAGCTGCAAAGGCGAGAGGTGGAGCTAGAGCAGGAGAGGCGGGACAGGGAACAGTTGAGAagtgagaaacaggaagtggaggagAGGGCGACATACCTGACCAGACAG GTCTCGGCTGCCATGGAGATGATGGAGCGATTAAAGGGAGACCTGCAGGGAAAAGAGAAGGAGCTGAGTGAGCGACAACA AGAGGTGGTCGACATTGAGCGTTTTCTGAGGGAAACTGCAGCGAAAGAGGCTGAGGCCAAATCCAGACTGCAG GTGTTTATCGAGACACTGTTGGAACGAGCTGATCGCGCAGAGAGGCAGTTACTGCTGCTCAGCTCGCACACGCAACACGATGACAAATACGCACACTCAGACGTGTACATTGACCCATACACACCCGTACCTGTCCGAGGAGGGCGCAGTCTGGACGGCAGCACCGACGACATCATTGCAAGCAAGATGCAGGAAACCATCGGCAACCGG AGGAGTTACAGTGTTTCAGGCTCCTGCAAACTGGGAGAGCAGCTGTACAGCCACCATCACTACAG TGCTCTGACTGGACGTATGCGCACCTTGTCTCTGGGTTCAGGGGGGTGGGACTATGATGGAGGGTTGATCCACCTCCACCCCCAGCACTATTCTCCAGCCTGGTTTCGaatggagagaagaggaggagagagagtctg CGTTGGGGAGGAAGGATGGGGCAGAACATGGAGCAAAGGAAACCGCcgacaccacagcactgaggaagaagaggaggaggaggaagaggagcaagtTTGGAGCAGCTCTGAGATGGGAAGGTTCATCTTCgccaggacacacacacctggttcAG ATGCCTCCTTCTCCCCCCTTTCCACTCCCTCCCATCGTCATGGGGACAGGCAGCTGGGGGCGGAGACCTTAAGGCAGAGGGCGGGGCTTTTCTGCGTGTTTCCATATTTGGATGTGCGCTCGTTGTTGCATGCGGCTGAGGTCTGCTCTGATTGGCAGTTCGTTGCCAGGCATCCGGCGGTCTGGACACGCCTTCGGCTGGAGAATGCCAGAGTGTCGACCGAG TTCCTGACCACTCTGTCTCAGTGGTGCACTCAAACTCAGTCAGTGGTTCTCAGCAACCTGAAGCCTCGAAGCAGACGAGCCGACGAGACGCCAGAGGATTATCGCAGGAGTACACg aGGCAGTGTGGAGCCTGGGGTGGAGGCTCTGCTGCGGTCAGCAGGGGGCAGTCTGttccacctgtctgtgtctcagtgtCCTCACATCCTCAGCGACAGGACGCTGTGGCTGGCCAGCTGCTACTGCAGGAACCTGCAGACGCTCACATACAG GAGTTCTTCAGATCCTCTAGGTCATGAGGTTCTCTGGGCCCTGGGTGCAGGGTGCAGGAACATCATCAGCCTGCAGGTGGCGCCAGATCAGCCCTg CCAACAGCCAACTCGATTTGGAAACCGCTGCCTGCAGACGATTGGACGATGCTGGCCCCATCTTCATTCCCTCGGTGTGGGCGGGGCTGGCTGTGGTACTCAGGGATTGGTTGATGTTG TTCGTAGCTGTGCTCACCTGCAGGTGTTGAAGTTGGAGTGTGTTACCGACCTCAGCCTGCAGGTGGCGACAGAGCTGTGTGCAGCTGGACTGAAGAGTCTTCAGACCCTGATCCTGACGCACACCCCTGTCAGTGGTCAGGCCATCCTGCACTTCTACA gtatgTGTGATGACATCAGCTCTATAGTGGTCGAGGTCTCTGTGTCAGATTATTTTGAAGAGCCGGACACTCAGGAAGCTCAACACCTGTTCGGAGAAATCCTCAGCACACTAAAG ATTCTTCAGAAGCGGCCCGGACTGTGTGACGTCCTGCAGGTTAAAGCTGAAGGAGTCTGCTGA
- the LOC113139219 gene encoding F-box only protein 41-like isoform X2: protein MEPHSLPLPLACLDLASSSASVQLLREMFGSSDRSLPFSVGHPEDPSTALAITGSLEPFLGKKLTEVLEFGLSTGIGLERKISRTFAEVEERVNRRMGQLKVELQRREVELEQERRDREQLRSEKQEVEERATYLTRQVSAAMEMMERLKGDLQGKEKELSERQQEVVDIERFLRETAAKEAEAKSRLQVFIETLLERADRAERQLLLLSSHTQHDDKYAHSDVYIDPYTPVPVRGGRSLDGSTDDIIASKMQETIGNRRSYSVSGSCKLGEQLYSHHHYSALTGRMRTLSLGSGGWDYDGGLIHLHPQHYSPAWFRMERRGGERVCVGEEGWGRTWSKGNRRHHSTEEEEEEEEEEQVWSSSEMGRFIFARTHTPGSDASFSPLSTPSHRHGDRQLGAETLRQRAGLFCVFPYLDVRSLLHAAEVCSDWQFVARHPAVWTRLRLENARVSTEFLTTLSQWCTQTQSVVLSNLKPRSRRADETPEDYRRSTRGSVEPGVEALLRSAGGSLFHLSVSQCPHILSDRTLWLASCYCRNLQTLTYRSSSDPLGHEVLWALGAGCRNIISLQVAPDQPCQQPTRFGNRCLQTIGRCWPHLHSLGVGGAGCGTQGLVDVVRSCAHLQVLKLECVTDLSLQVATELCAAGLKSLQTLILTHTPVSGQAILHFYSMCDDISSIVVEVSVSDYFEEPDTQEAQHLFGEILSTLKILQKRPGLCDVLQVKAEGVC, encoded by the exons ATGGAACCCCATAGCCTCCCCCTGCCACTGGCATGCCTGGATCTTGCCTCATCTTCTGCTTCTGTCCAGCTGCTCAGGGAAATGTTTGGCTCTTCAGATCGTTCACTTCCCTTTTCTGTGGGACATCCAGAGGACCCCTCCACTGCTCTGGCTATCACGGGTTCTCTGGAGCCTTTTCTTGGAAAGAAACTCACTGAGGTCCTGGAGTTTGGACTTTCAACGGGGATTGGGCTGGAACGTAAAATCAGCCGGACAtttgcagaggtggaggagagggtGAACCGCCGCATGGGCCAGCTGAAGGTGGAGCTGCAAAGGCGAGAGGTGGAGCTAGAGCAGGAGAGGCGGGACAGGGAACAGTTGAGAagtgagaaacaggaagtggaggagAGGGCGACATACCTGACCAGACAG GTCTCGGCTGCCATGGAGATGATGGAGCGATTAAAGGGAGACCTGCAGGGAAAAGAGAAGGAGCTGAGTGAGCGACAACA AGAGGTGGTCGACATTGAGCGTTTTCTGAGGGAAACTGCAGCGAAAGAGGCTGAGGCCAAATCCAGACTGCAG GTGTTTATCGAGACACTGTTGGAACGAGCTGATCGCGCAGAGAGGCAGTTACTGCTGCTCAGCTCGCACACGCAACACGATGACAAATACGCACACTCAGACGTGTACATTGACCCATACACACCCGTACCTGTCCGAGGAGGGCGCAGTCTGGACGGCAGCACCGACGACATCATTGCAAGCAAGATGCAGGAAACCATCGGCAACCGG AGGAGTTACAGTGTTTCAGGCTCCTGCAAACTGGGAGAGCAGCTGTACAGCCACCATCACTACAG TGCTCTGACTGGACGTATGCGCACCTTGTCTCTGGGTTCAGGGGGGTGGGACTATGATGGAGGGTTGATCCACCTCCACCCCCAGCACTATTCTCCAGCCTGGTTTCGaatggagagaagaggaggagagagagtctg CGTTGGGGAGGAAGGATGGGGCAGAACATGGAGCAAAGGAAACCGCcgacaccacagcactgaggaagaagaggaggaggaggaagaggagcaagtTTGGAGCAGCTCTGAGATGGGAAGGTTCATCTTCgccaggacacacacacctggttcAG ATGCCTCCTTCTCCCCCCTTTCCACTCCCTCCCATCGTCATGGGGACAGGCAGCTGGGGGCGGAGACCTTAAGGCAGAGGGCGGGGCTTTTCTGCGTGTTTCCATATTTGGATGTGCGCTCGTTGTTGCATGCGGCTGAGGTCTGCTCTGATTGGCAGTTCGTTGCCAGGCATCCGGCGGTCTGGACACGCCTTCGGCTGGAGAATGCCAGAGTGTCGACCGAG TTCCTGACCACTCTGTCTCAGTGGTGCACTCAAACTCAGTCAGTGGTTCTCAGCAACCTGAAGCCTCGAAGCAGACGAGCCGACGAGACGCCAGAGGATTATCGCAGGAGTACACg aGGCAGTGTGGAGCCTGGGGTGGAGGCTCTGCTGCGGTCAGCAGGGGGCAGTCTGttccacctgtctgtgtctcagtgtCCTCACATCCTCAGCGACAGGACGCTGTGGCTGGCCAGCTGCTACTGCAGGAACCTGCAGACGCTCACATACAG GAGTTCTTCAGATCCTCTAGGTCATGAGGTTCTCTGGGCCCTGGGTGCAGGGTGCAGGAACATCATCAGCCTGCAGGTGGCGCCAGATCAGCCCTg CCAACAGCCAACTCGATTTGGAAACCGCTGCCTGCAGACGATTGGACGATGCTGGCCCCATCTTCATTCCCTCGGTGTGGGCGGGGCTGGCTGTGGTACTCAGGGATTGGTTGATGTTG TTCGTAGCTGTGCTCACCTGCAGGTGTTGAAGTTGGAGTGTGTTACCGACCTCAGCCTGCAGGTGGCGACAGAGCTGTGTGCAGCTGGACTGAAGAGTCTTCAGACCCTGATCCTGACGCACACCCCTGTCAGTGGTCAGGCCATCCTGCACTTCTACA gtatgTGTGATGACATCAGCTCTATAGTGGTCGAGGTCTCTGTGTCAGATTATTTTGAAGAGCCGGACACTCAGGAAGCTCAACACCTGTTCGGAGAAATCCTCAGCACACTAAAG ATTCTTCAGAAGCGGCCCGGACTGTGTGACGTCCTGCAGGTTAAAGCTGAAGGAGTCTGCTGA